Part of the Antechinus flavipes isolate AdamAnt ecotype Samford, QLD, Australia chromosome 2, AdamAnt_v2, whole genome shotgun sequence genome is shown below.
CTGAGGCCGCTCCCGGACTTCTCAGACCCACCTCCCACCCctagcggcggcggcggcggcggtgacGCGCCTCGGCCCCCTTGCCCCAGGCCCTATCCTCTCGTTCCCGTCCCCCACCCCGCATCCTCTCGGAGTCCCCGCCCGCTCCAGCTCCTCCCGGCGGTTGGTTCGGTAATTGGGGTGGGGGCGCGCGCTCCCGGGCAGGAGCGGGAGACAGAAGGGAGGGCAAGGGTGAGGAAGAGAAGgctggagaaagggaagggaggagggcgCGAGCCGTGGAAGGTGGGGGAGCGCGCGCTGACGTCTCCCGGTGTCACGCACAGAGCGCCGGGTTACGCGCCGACGTCTGGCTGCCACGACTTGCCGTCTGCGGCGGCGGCGAGCGGAGCccggagggaaaggaggagggaagccGGGGGGCTGCGAGGGCCGCGAGTGAGCGGCAGGGTCTGAGCGGGGGCCTGCCCCGCGCCGGAGCCGAGtcatctttttcccctccctttatcctctccttcctcctgctgatcttctccctcccctcccccctttctcttcctcctcagctCGGCTGCTCGCGCGGGCGCCCGCCAGCCCGTCAGCCTCAGCCTGAGCCGCAGCTCGCGCCGCCCGGGACAGGTGTGTGCGCGCGCTCGCCCTCTCTCGCCCTCCCCTCACCTGCTGCAGGACAGCGCCCGGGTAAGCCCGCCGCGCGCCGCGcgccctctctcccctctctattCTGCCCCCCCTCCTCTCGTGctgttttcccctcccccccccactccgCCTGGAGCCCCTCCCGCCGtcgtcgccgccgccgccgccgccgccgccgccgctgctgctgcaGCAGCCCAGCTGCACCCCAAGCCCCGCCGCTCGGTGCGTGTGCACCCGCCGGAGCGGGTACCGCCCACCCctgctcctccttctctccatgaTTATTATTTAATCACTGCAGACATCTCTGCACCCGCCCTCTCGGAGAGAGAGCTGTGCAACACCCCTCATTACTACCACTACTTCCCTTTACGCACGCACAGACGTACTTCTTTTCCCCAAACTCCCCCAGACCCTTAGGACCACCAGTGGTgctaatttatatcaaattttcagtattattctaattttttcccaattttccaaTGATTGTGATGCCCCTGCCCACCTTCCCTCCATTCTGAAGAGCCCTGGTGTTTagatttcccttcttccctccctctttaaaCCGATGAGGCTAAAGGAGGTGGGGGCGGGAAGGGAAATACATAGGGTATGAATAAGATGCCATCGTTGATTTCGCTCCTTTTCACCTTACCTCTACACACACTTCCTTGAAACGTTGTAAAGTGGTTTTGACAGCTTGTGTCAAGCCAAACCAAAAGACAGACGAGGCCGCCAAATCAGTCTACTTTAGGGGTTCAGCACCCGGGGGCTAGATCTCGGAGGTCGACTCCTCCCCCGTTACCTCTCCACCTCTGGCTTTTGTCAGTGTTAGGGAGGGTAGGATGCTTAGATGGCCTTCCTCTCAGATACGGGCTTGTTCCCCATTCCCAAAGAAGGTAAAAATCCCTGAAAGAGAAAGGCTTATGGGGATTTTGGATAGCCTTGGTATCCCCGTTGTTTGGTAGTGACAGCTTTTCACTCAGAGGTTAGAGACTGGTTAGGCTTAGGTCCTGATGCCTCCTGGCCGGGCCGAGGGCTAACAGACCGGTTCTAGGGGAACTTTTTGTGATGTTGCTAAATCTTCAAAACTCGGTGAGCTCAGGTGGTTAAAAGCCATTGTGGCTACCCCCTTGGAGGAAGTTACTCCATATCCTTGGATTCGGGgtcctttcctattttccctcGGTAAACCTGGCCTTTGACCATCACAAAAGACTGTCTGCGAAGGAGACTGCTTTTTCTGGTAGCCCGTCGGAGAGAGTTTATTGCATTTTGAGAAGGTTTCTGTAATTTAGGGAAAACAGGATTTGATTTGCCATCGTTTGTTGAGgttaaaataatcttttccttCAGGTCTCTCATTGCTATCCTTCAAACTTGGACTTTTTATGTATGTCAAAAGATTTCGGGAATTGAAATATTCAGTGTTacaggaacttacattttaattccTTTGAGTAGcttgaaaacaatttaaataattacggaaatacaaaataagaaaggaTGGGTTGCGGGAGTCTGAATAGTTACAATTTTTGTATCCTGTGTTGTCCTGGGTATTCTTTCTGCTCTGCTGAATTGGTTAACGAAATTTTCTCTGtgttaatattgtatttattattcgCTTTTCTTCAAACTATTCTAATGGTATTTTGTGAGGTGTAGTAGTACTAcataaatgaattcttttcagatttttaatgTTCATATCAAAAATTTAATCATGAACCTTTGGAATGACTAAGACTTGAAGAGGTAGAACTTTGAAGAATTGGTTGGACAATAAAACAAACGTTTTGAAATGGTTTCATAAGAAATTAAACTGttttatttcttgccttttgaaatattaaaatgtatcGAAAATTTCCCCATATTTCCCGGCCATTAAAAGAAATGGTCAAGTCCTCCATGTTGAGCACTATTAATATCATATCTCAGTTGTAATTTCAGATTTTCAGATAACCTTTTGGTTTAAGttagggatttgatttcttttgcttttaaatgaGTTCCTGAAAATCGGTAGTTCATGGTTTGCTTGTGTTTATGTACATTATAAGATGTTGATATCCTAATATAGATAACTTGTTTTGGTTAAGAAACTTCACAAGCAAGAGGTGGGAGGAAGGTAGGtatgtgtttggttttttttattagTGTTTTGTAGTCTTTAATGTATATGTTGACtttgattgttttatttccaAATAGAACTTGTTAATTTTGAAATTCCCTAAAGCCTGTGATCCCAGGAAATCAAAAGATCTTTCCTTCCTGCTCctaccccattttttttttgttgttaagttgattttttgggggggttatatatatttatagcttgCTTTTCTTAAATGGACAATCCTGCCCAATAGTTTttgtaaagatgttttaaaaaactagaatCAGTCAAAAATCACACGATAAAATAGTCTCAGAAAACTTAATATTCTGTATGAGCAGGTTTTTATTTCTACCTCCCGCCTGCCGCAACATGAGGAACccttaaagaaaaatcaaacacttAAAACAATTTGGGAGGGTAACTtgtatttcttcatatataaaatcagaGGCTTGAATATATTGATAAAATCTTTAATATTCTTTGAGTTTTTTAGGCCTTTTAATTGTAAATATcgttttcctctttattttattttcaactttatttaaattgtacaaatttaattttacagctaatatcttgttttaaaataatatgcagTTGGATATGAGGCATCTTTCTGGTGCTCTGATGAACTGAGCTTTGATAATTAACAAAGGAGTAGATATCTCTTACGTGGATAAGCTTTGTATTTGGAATTTAAATCCTAACTATAAGCcagtattaaaaattttaatcaaatttgAGCAATTTTTCGTTGTAACTATCATACCCAATTGCAGTCACAATCATTCTTTTCAGACCCCCATTGTAGACTTCTCTAAAGTAGAGaacctccttttctccccttaaCTTTGGAACCATTTGCCTTTAGGGAAtttgcatgaattttttttttcctactctagCAATTAAAATTTGCTTTATTTGATTTATAATTGAACTGTTTCATGATgacacatttctttctctgtattctctatttctttggcTGTAAAGTaggaatattgtaaagaaaaactggTATAAAATGCCTCCAgtttttgttgtggtggtggcGGTGGTGGTTTTGTTATAAATGTGGTGATGCTTGTATCTCGGGTGGGTTGTCTCTTTCCCGCCTTGGTCTCCCTAGCCTCTGTTCCCTTGGGTTCCTCTGAAACTTGCACCGACGGGATCGGAGGCTTCTTCTTGTCCTCACTTTGAAAACTGACGGGACTTGACGGGAACTATGCATTTTCCCTCCCCGGTAGAGGACCCAAGACCTTTTTGAGCGTCTAGGGGCTACAGTTGCTTTTGGGGGAAATCTGAGGATCCCCAAACGCAACCTTCTGTTTCTCAAAGCAAAACCTATGTCGGTAAGAAACTGGGGGGAAAGGATTCGGGGTTCCGACTCCCCTTTCCGGTGCCCTCTCTAGAGAAGATTGCCCTTTGGGGCATTGGCTCCATAATGTTCCTATTGCCCTATCTTATTCTGCTAAGGAAACTTTCTCGGAAAGTGTGAAGAAAACCCAAATAAGCGGAGGATCCTAAATGAAAGCACCAATTTCCTGGCTGCTTAAAACTACTACTTTCTCTCGCTACCAAAGCTGAAACCTTGGGAGCACTATCCCAAATATCTCAAATACTAAACGGGAAGCAAATTCCTATCTAAAGAGAAGGGATCCGGGTCTATCCAGGGTCCTGATCATTACTGATGaaacatttttagtcattttccttGTCATTGCTGATATGAGACGGGTTCCTCCGAGGGGCAATAAAGTGGATATTCGGGATAAAAGGTAGTAGGAGAAGCAGAGCCTAGTTTCCCCTTCCCCTGAGCTTCAGGAATCGATAGAAAAGGACAGAAGAGAATGGAGAGGGACTTTTTGTGTTGTATCCCTATTGGGACATCTGAAAAATTTTCATCTGGAGAAATAATTTGTGCTTGATACAGAACTAggaattttctctcttctatgaGGCCATTTCCCAGAACCTGTTGTTCAGTGCTTTGTACTTAGTGGGTACataatgtttattggattggattaacCCTGGATATGGACTGGTAACTAGACTGATGGTATACATGGTAGTTTTTGGATCTGGTTCTTGGTATCAAAAATTCTCTGAATTCTACTTGAATAATAGAGAACTCACATCAGTGGAATGAGTGCCTGAATTTAAGTAGTTTACCTTCCATCAAGAGGAGACTTAATTATTTAGAATTTAGGCACAAGGGCCCTTGATTAGTAAGGTACAAGAGGCCTACTTTAGAGAAAAGGTACTGTCCTTATATGATTTTGGACCCAAAAATGTTCCACTGATATTTTTACCCCTTTGATTGTAGATTCTTCCCATACTTAAGAGGGTTTTCTATTGCCCCCTATCATATCAGAACTGAGCTTTGGCAAAGAATCTTGCCAGGGTTAGGCTTAGTTGAGAAGGCAGTCCTGGGCTGGGCACTGGAACGGTCAGGTCTCTGAGAAACCTGTTCAGGTTTTGGTCTGTTTTCTACTGGGGAAAGGAGTATAGTTAACAGCCTCCTCCTGTCCTCAGCACTGGAGGAAAAGAATTGGGTTGTGGGTTCCTTTCGTTAGGCCCCTCATGAAACAAAAGTGTGGATAGGGAGCTACAGCTTTCTCAGAACCTCGGAAAAGGACTGGGGCAAACGTCTTCTGTCGGAGAGAAAGGGAATGGGTCCTTGGTTGTTGACTCAGAGGGTGAATCAAGGACTTTTGGGCCCTCCTCTCTTTCCTACTATCTTAGTACATCTTCCTTTTCAATCATCATCTGAGGACCCGGTATTAACGGTGTTAACATAGGCATTGACCTGTCAGGTCCCCTCACTTAAACCAAATAGggatctttttgtttatttgtttaagaGAGAAGATGGGGATAGTCTATGCCTGCCACATCTGGAGTCCTGATCTTAGGACAGGAAAGGACTCGGACCTGCCCTAATGAATTTTGGGAAAGAACTGcagtttccccctccccctcaaatGATGGCATTTTTATAGAGTGGATTTCCTAAAGCTggttttgttctctcttttattctgattcctCCTTTATTCTGGAAACCCACTCCTTCCTGGGTCTGATGGCTAGGTACCCTGATTTTGCTGCATAGCTGGTCTGCAACCTAAGCTGAGCCAACCCAAGAGCCCGGTGCCCCCCTTCCCCCGATTGATGGAGGTGGGGGGGATGTGCAATGCTGTCCTGTAAGGGGTTGGTTGCACCTTACTATGGTTCGGTGGGATTTGGGAGGGGGCAAAGGAGAGGGGATGAGGACCTGTAAGCGCCCTCAGCAGTTTGAGTCCggtctctccttctcttcccttagTGCCCCCACCCGGGTGCACTGGGCGGTGCGGGGCTgcggttggggggagggggagcgggATCATCTGAGGCCAGAGCCGCTGCCGTGcgcggggagggggaggagggaggaagagaggagagagagagggagggggagagacagagggagggacaGGCAAGGTGTCTGCTGCTCCGCTGGCGGCCTCTGCTCTATCTCCGGGAGGCCGGGCGGCTCCTCATCCTCCTGCGGGTCTCCCGCCTCCGGGGCCAGGGCTCTGCGGTAGGAGAACCCGGAGCGGGGCCTGTCCCCTCACCCCACTTTAGATTGGGTGGATGGGGGAATCAGGGGAATGGCCTTGCCTCGGGCTCTCTCCCACTCCCCCCAGGTGGCTGCGCAGGCCCCGGGGAGGCCGCTCCCGGGTCTCCTGGGCCCCGACGGACGTCGGAACCGGCGCTGACCTATTTGAAGCCTTGCCCCCCCACTCTCTGCGGATGGTGGCagctcccccttctccccccccccccctccctgcGGGCTGTGGCGGCGGAGGGGTCCAGCCCGGCGGCGGCGACGACGCGTCCcagctccctcctcctctccttctccctcccctccccccccacccggGTGCTGGGGGGGTGGGCGCTGCCTCGCAGgctgggggcggggtggggggatAAGAAGGGGGGAGTGAGCGCTAGCGAGCGCGCGGGGGGTCACGTGCCGGGCGCCGTACAGTAGGGCGCCCTGTTACTGTACTCGGGGAGTCAGTGCCCTGTTACCGGGTCTCGTCTGTCTCGTCTCTTTTCCCTCAGATCTCGCGAGATCGGCTGGCTGGCTGTGGGGGttgcagcagcggcggcggcggcaggcGGAGCCGGGGGAAGGGaaggcagcggcggcggcggcaggcGGAGCGGCAGGcggagcggcggcggcggcagcggcgggcGGCCGGCTGAGCGGCAGCATCATGGCGGACCGAGACAGTGGCAGCGAGCAAAGCGGAGCGGCGCTGGGCTCTGGCGGCTCCCTGGGGCACCCGGGCTCTGGCTCGggcggcggcgggggcggcggcggcgggggcggcgGCGGGGCCCCGGGGGGGCTGCAGCATGAGACCCAGGAGCTGGCCTCCAAGCGGGTGGACATCCAGAACAAGCGCTTCTACCTGGACGTGAAGCAGAATGCCAAGGGCCGCTTCCTGAAGATCGCCGAGGTGGGCGCTGGGGGCAACAAGAGCCGCCTCACGCTCTCCATGTCGGTGGCCGTGGAGTTCCGTGACTACCTGGGCGACTTCATCGAGCACTACGCGCAGCTGGGCCCCAGCCAGCCCCCGGACCTGGCCCAGGCGCAGGATGAACCGCGCCGGGCACTCAAGAGCGAGTTCCTGGTGCGAGAGAATCGCAAGTACTACATGGATCTCAAGGAGAACCAGCGGGGCCGCTTCCTCCGCATCCGCCAGACGGTCAACCGGGGGCCCGGCCTGGGCTCCACGCAGGGCCAGACCATCGCCCTGCCGGCCCAGGGGCTCATCGAGTTCCGTGACGCCCTGGCCAAGCTCATCGACGACTATGGCGTGGAGGAGGAGCCGGCCGAGCTGCCCGAGGGCACCTCCTTGACTGTGGACAACAAGCGTTTCTTCTTCGACGTGGGCTCCAACAAGTACGGGGTGTTCATGCGGGTGAGCGAGGTGAAGCCCACCTACCGCAACTCCATCACTGTCCCCTATAAAGTGTGGGCCAAGTTCGGCCATACCTTCTGCAAGTACTCCGAGGAGATGAAGAAGATCCAGGAGAAGCAGAGGGAGAAGCGGGCTGCCTGCGAGCAGCtccaccagcagcagcagcagcagcaggaggatACAGCAGCAGCAACCCTGCTGCtgcagggggaggaggagggggaggaagattGATCAAactgtaaaaaacataaacacacatacacacacaaacagagaggaaaaaaaaactatactataaagaaagagagaaaataaaatttaaaaaaatgttaaaaaaaatgtaactgtTAACTCCAAGGGAGCACCCACCACCCACCGAACCTCCACCAACTGACAGTTTCTCTTCTTGACTTGCCACCCATCGCTGGATGTTGTCCACTTTATCCACCATATAAAACAGTAAGCAGctgctaaaacaaaacaaaaaaaaaaaaaaaaaaaaaaaaaaagtaataacattATATATGAACTGTGTTTCCTacttgattaaaaaatataaagaactgagtgTTTATTTCCCTAATTAACCAAGAACTTTTGTACACgtttaagctattattattaaaagtgtTTGCAAAATGGTCAAGATTATAATATTGctgaattatattaaaaaaaaaagtccttttcaTGTTGAGCTAACATTTGACTTTAgcacaaaaaaagagatattttagaacacgtaaaataatatttttagttttttcttctcattttgttaCCAAATTTCAAACCTTACATGGAGGTTATTATAGTATATTTGACACCCTATATACCTGTGATtagagatgtgtatatatatgaggGCTAGGCATGCTTTGTGTCTGAGCTTTGTCTAAATGTTATGCAGAAGTTTGTAGAGTTAAAAGGTACGTAGGTTTAATTCATGCAAGGTAAACAATAAGTGCTCTCTTTTATACAATATGCATTGCATCTGGACCTTAAACATATAAAAATGGTCAGTGAAACTTCTGTGAacatgaagaaaattattaaaaaaggcATTTAAATGAAATTTGCTAAGTTGTGATTTTTACGGTTTGAACCAAAGTTATtcaaatagtaaaaaaaagaaaaaagaaaaaaagaatatctccTCCCATAATATTTTTCTGCTCCTGTTTGGTTTACAACTAAGTAGGCGTATTGTCATTATTGTGTATATGAGATGTACTTGTATTgttcataatatattttttttattatgtgtaGAAAGACTTAAAGTACTTACCTTATGTGCAGCAATTTCCAGTGAACCTGTATTTGGACAACAGGTAGTGAGTCTTTGTGTGGTCACTGACACTAGCACTGTTTCCTAAACTTGCAAGAGGTCTGAAGCTATCCTTTGATTTATGCCAGTGCTATTAATTTATGTAGGCCTGTTAGAAACCAGTGCAACACAATTATAGAGTTATCCTACTGAGCCATGGATTTTGAGTTTCATATAAAAGTGAAAGCCAAGTTGGTGTATGTAAAGGATTTCCATGTAGCTGTGGTGCTAGTTATTACTGGCTACATTATATTCTAAGTGTATTTGTGACCCCAAGTGTACAAGCCTCCTATCAAGTTTGTTCTTGTAACTCTTATATTCAAGGTGTAGGGTATGAAAATGCAGAACTTAGGAGAGCACTGATTTGTCAGCTGTTGTCCTCCAAACTGAAGTTATTTGTAACTATAGACTTTTACAGGTTTTCCTTTAAAGATGTTTGTGTGCTTTTAATTGACAACTAACTTCTTGCTGCTGTatagtaaaatattaatatatttttatcattaaacTG
Proteins encoded:
- the PURA gene encoding transcriptional activator protein Pur-alpha, which encodes MADRDSGSEQSGAALGSGGSLGHPGSGSGGGGGGGGGGGGGAPGGLQHETQELASKRVDIQNKRFYLDVKQNAKGRFLKIAEVGAGGNKSRLTLSMSVAVEFRDYLGDFIEHYAQLGPSQPPDLAQAQDEPRRALKSEFLVRENRKYYMDLKENQRGRFLRIRQTVNRGPGLGSTQGQTIALPAQGLIEFRDALAKLIDDYGVEEEPAELPEGTSLTVDNKRFFFDVGSNKYGVFMRVSEVKPTYRNSITVPYKVWAKFGHTFCKYSEEMKKIQEKQREKRAACEQLHQQQQQQQEDTAAATLLLQGEEEGEED